The following are encoded in a window of Chloroflexota bacterium genomic DNA:
- the ftsX gene encoding permease-like cell division protein FtsX — MARLHVARYLLGSALTGLWRNRTMTGGAIVTTAIMLITLAGFLAINDTLNQMVTALGRKSNLIAYVRDEARPTQVTAIIDDLRTRPGVGEVQFVSKEDALAIFESRFVDQRDILDVLQSNPLPASVELRLNDPSVVPELAQELQTMTTVFDDVVVPLDVVEEVIGISNLARVAGSVIIIALTGVTLFVIVNTIRIAVFARRQEIEIMKLVGATDWFVRGPFVAEGAIIGGIGAGIAAIALVVLYAQAAPVVTRIVSFLPVSTDTDFVRNLAVFTLLVGLIVGSLGSYFSVRRYLSV, encoded by the coding sequence ATGGCTAGGCTGCACGTCGCGCGCTACCTGCTCGGCTCAGCGCTCACGGGCCTCTGGCGCAACCGGACCATGACGGGCGGCGCCATCGTCACGACGGCCATCATGCTCATCACGCTGGCCGGGTTCCTGGCCATCAACGACACCCTGAACCAGATGGTGACGGCGCTGGGGCGCAAGAGCAACTTAATTGCCTATGTGCGCGACGAGGCGCGCCCCACGCAGGTCACGGCGATCATCGACGATCTGCGGACGCGGCCCGGCGTGGGCGAAGTCCAGTTCGTGTCCAAGGAGGACGCGCTGGCGATCTTCGAGTCGCGGTTCGTGGATCAGCGCGACATCCTGGACGTGTTGCAGAGCAACCCGCTGCCGGCCAGTGTGGAGCTCCGCCTCAACGATCCCTCCGTCGTCCCCGAGCTGGCGCAGGAGCTGCAGACGATGACCACGGTCTTCGACGACGTGGTGGTGCCGCTGGACGTGGTCGAAGAGGTGATTGGGATTTCCAACCTGGCCCGGGTGGCCGGCTCGGTGATCATCATCGCCCTGACCGGCGTGACGCTGTTCGTGATTGTCAACACCATTCGGATCGCCGTGTTCGCGCGGCGGCAAGAGATTGAAATCATGAAGCTGGTGGGCGCGACCGACTGGTTCGTGCGCGGTCCGTTCGTGGCCGAGGGCGCGATCATCGGCGGCATCGGGGCCGGCATCGCGGCCATTGCGCTGGTGGTGCTCTACGCCCAAGCCGCGCCGGTCGTCACGCGGATCGTGTCGTTCCTGCCGGTGTCGACGGACACCGACTTCGTGCGCAACCTGGCGGTCTTTACGCTGCTGGTGGGACTGATCGTCGGCAGCCTGGGCAGCTATTTCTCGGTTCGCCGCTACTTGTCGGTGTAA
- a CDS encoding ATP-binding cassette domain-containing protein, which produces MIVLEDVHKVYPNGTQALNGVSLEIPERDFAFLVGASGAGKTTIIRLINRDETVTTGSVFVEATDVTRLRRRDVPQLRRRVGVIYQDYKLLPSLTVRQNVEFVLKATNEFDHLSDGLVEETLATVGLTRRTNHYPHQLSGGEQQRTAIARALVRRCPILVADEPTGNLDQESGWETIQLLVQLNARGTTVVIATHNRTLVDTMRRRVIEIERGRVVRDEPEGGYYG; this is translated from the coding sequence ATGATCGTCCTGGAGGACGTGCACAAGGTCTATCCCAACGGCACCCAAGCGCTCAACGGCGTGAGCCTGGAGATTCCCGAGCGTGACTTTGCCTTCCTGGTCGGTGCCAGCGGCGCGGGCAAGACGACCATCATTCGACTCATCAACCGCGACGAGACCGTGACCACCGGCAGCGTGTTCGTGGAAGCCACCGACGTGACCCGGCTGCGGCGACGCGACGTGCCCCAGCTGCGGCGGCGCGTGGGCGTGATTTACCAGGACTACAAGCTATTGCCCTCGCTGACGGTTCGGCAGAACGTGGAGTTCGTGCTGAAGGCCACCAACGAGTTCGATCACCTGTCCGACGGGCTGGTGGAGGAGACGCTGGCAACGGTGGGGCTTACCCGGCGGACCAACCACTACCCACACCAGCTCTCGGGCGGCGAGCAGCAACGGACGGCCATCGCGCGCGCGCTGGTGCGACGGTGCCCGATATTGGTGGCGGACGAGCCGACGGGAAATCTCGATCAGGAATCCGGCTGGGAAACCATCCAGCTCCTCGTCCAACTCAACGCACGGGGCACCACGGTGGTGATCGCCACCCACAACCGGACGCTGGTCGACACGATGCGGCGGCGGGTGATTGAAATCGAGCGCGGGCGAGTGGTTCGGGACGAGCCCGAGGGTGGCTACTATGGCTAG
- a CDS encoding S41 family peptidase, which yields MNHNLRTAMLLAAAVVALCAVFSAGFITGTIAGDQGIQARDQFAGAVAPELPADVDADQDPRPMAFPTADARPETPAEFDDVDFALFWEAWSVIQDHFYGGPLDPEVLREGAIRGLAEATEDQHTVYQNSEEAERSRERIRGSFVGVGIRIELRDETPFVLTPLPNSPAERAGIRANEFVVAVDGVSTRGMALDEFGRRVRGEEGTSVVLTMQPEGSEETRDVSVERARVLVPSVTKDRFDEIGYVRIANFGSRTSKELSEALDELEAEGISALVLDLRNNPGGLLDASVRVAAQFLARGQTILIQEHRHEGRTRWRVQDEGGDTTTPILVLVNGGSASASEIVAGALQAHGRAQLMGEETFGKGSMQELHQLSDESIMRVTSGIWITPNDVNLNDSGLTPDVPHESSDGPYGGEDDALLQEALRRLDADRIPDVDPK from the coding sequence ATGAATCACAACCTGCGGACGGCCATGCTGCTTGCGGCCGCTGTCGTTGCCCTATGCGCGGTGTTCAGCGCGGGCTTCATTACCGGGACCATCGCCGGGGACCAGGGAATTCAGGCACGGGACCAGTTCGCCGGCGCCGTTGCCCCCGAACTGCCGGCTGACGTTGACGCCGACCAAGATCCTCGTCCGATGGCCTTTCCGACCGCGGACGCTCGGCCCGAGACGCCCGCCGAGTTCGACGACGTTGACTTCGCGCTCTTCTGGGAAGCCTGGAGCGTCATTCAGGACCACTTCTACGGCGGTCCTCTCGACCCGGAGGTTCTGCGGGAGGGCGCGATTCGCGGGCTGGCCGAGGCGACCGAGGATCAACACACGGTCTATCAGAATTCCGAGGAAGCCGAGCGCTCACGCGAGCGAATACGCGGCAGCTTCGTTGGTGTGGGCATCCGCATCGAGCTGCGCGACGAGACGCCGTTCGTGCTCACGCCGCTGCCCAACTCACCGGCTGAGCGCGCCGGGATTCGCGCCAATGAGTTCGTCGTCGCCGTCGACGGCGTATCCACGCGAGGTATGGCGCTGGACGAGTTCGGCCGGCGCGTGCGCGGCGAGGAAGGGACATCGGTGGTCCTCACGATGCAGCCCGAGGGGAGCGAGGAAACGCGCGATGTCAGCGTCGAGCGGGCGCGAGTTCTTGTGCCGTCGGTCACGAAGGATCGGTTCGACGAGATCGGCTATGTGCGTATCGCCAACTTCGGCAGCCGCACATCCAAGGAGCTCAGTGAGGCCCTGGACGAGCTCGAGGCGGAAGGCATCTCCGCACTCGTGCTGGACCTGCGCAACAATCCCGGCGGGCTGCTCGACGCGAGCGTGCGGGTGGCGGCTCAGTTCCTGGCCAGGGGCCAGACCATCCTGATCCAAGAACACCGCCATGAAGGCCGCACCCGCTGGCGGGTGCAGGATGAGGGTGGCGACACCACGACGCCGATCCTGGTGCTCGTGAACGGCGGATCGGCCAGCGCCTCCGAAATCGTGGCCGGCGCGCTCCAAGCGCACGGGCGGGCACAGCTGATGGGCGAGGAGACGTTTGGGAAGGGCTCGATGCAGGAGCTGCACCAGCTGTCCGATGAGTCCATCATGCGAGTGACGAGCGGCATATGGATCACGCCGAACGACGTGAATCTCAACGACTCGGGGCTTACGCCGGACGTGCCGCACGAATCCTCGGACGGGCCCTATGGCGGCGAGGATGACGCGCTCTTACAGGAGGCGCTGCGCCGGCTTGACGCCGACCGCATTCCGGACGTAGACCCAAAGTAG
- a CDS encoding ATP-binding cassette domain-containing protein — MIVLQSVTKSYGDVRAVNGVTLAISRGEFAFLMGTNGAGKTTLLRLISREEQPDAGVVLVGGGNTAELTGPSLTRLRRRMGVVYQDTRLLPNATVAENVALPLRVRGRGGADLTSDVKAVLERVRLADKESRFPRELSGGEQRKVAIARAVVANPEILLCDEPTESLSAERAAEIVDLLLDINADGVTTVVATHDTGTVNRLRRRVIHMGDGCVQSDTLVGSAAQPQPTNGPG; from the coding sequence GTGATCGTGCTGCAGTCGGTCACCAAGAGCTACGGCGACGTGCGGGCGGTGAACGGCGTGACGCTGGCGATCTCGCGCGGCGAGTTTGCGTTTCTGATGGGAACGAACGGGGCGGGCAAGACCACGCTGCTGCGCCTGATTTCCCGCGAGGAGCAGCCGGATGCCGGCGTGGTCCTCGTCGGGGGCGGCAATACCGCCGAGCTGACGGGGCCAAGTCTCACACGGCTGCGGCGGCGCATGGGCGTGGTCTACCAGGACACGCGCTTGCTGCCCAACGCCACGGTGGCCGAGAACGTGGCGCTGCCGCTCCGGGTGCGGGGCAGGGGTGGTGCTGATCTGACGTCCGACGTGAAGGCGGTCCTGGAGCGGGTTCGACTGGCCGACAAGGAATCGCGCTTCCCCCGGGAGCTTTCGGGCGGCGAGCAGCGGAAAGTGGCCATCGCGCGGGCGGTGGTCGCGAATCCCGAGATCTTGCTCTGCGATGAGCCGACCGAAAGCCTGAGCGCCGAGCGGGCGGCGGAGATCGTGGACCTGCTGCTGGACATCAACGCCGACGGCGTGACCACGGTGGTCGCCACGCACGACACGGGCACGGTGAACCGTCTGCGCCGGCGCGTGATCCATATGGGCGACGGCTGCGTGCAATCGGACACATTGGTTGGCTCCGCGGCGCAGCCACAGCCCACGAACGGTCCAGGCTAG
- the smc gene encoding chromosome segregation protein SMC, which yields MHLRRIELQGFKTFSRRTVVELPQGVTAVVGPNGSGKSNLADAIRWALGEQTLRTLRVRRSEEMIFGGTASRPRTGMAEVLLVFDNADAWLPTPYAEVVIGRRLFRSGDSEYTLNGARVRLRDIVDLMSAGGIGAGGASIVSQGQIDATLRQRPEERRSFLEEVAGIGRFQARRDQAERRLAGTRRNLERLRDLVAEIEPGLETLRRQAEIAEHGRELESELRAARIALLRHRLDAVGRQIAEAEEREQTVARRMAALTATPAAELRRQASAAELDAQSHDAKLRQCREDETAAAGALGALEARQHQLRERLVHLEARAADVPARAQALGARQAALEAESTQEERTYQELVQRVEGRAGRLERLDESLADARAAAAVRQAQASKLAELTARDAMVRERAEQLTKDQSRLLGEQASLAQAHQTAEQESAASARHVADARSRVEQAADDDRAAEAEAGVAHAAQQARADDLAAAERLLADRASRLDTLQAERRALQTARASQREPGPTDAALRERVPGVLGRLRELLPDALTRNEPLIDAALSDALNDWMIRDRADLSAAVAAIRALDLAPARLRLLESSAAPEVSDDMRADPNVLGSLDAYVNVGDDRLRRLLRRIVVVADLDAALRLRADHVANGPVPMIVALAGAAIDADGSIRIGATESTADPIAERLESLGDAIAQAGWDRDQSARALESTAEAARAATARADAARKARAECTAAHAAAREALTVAAVATERLSARATTLAERHADAAARLTALDAELKRLADERADVERALNALPAEAGSAARGPADLAALEREHAAATAEHRADTARVAELRARRVTRAALLQEVTAEREQVTALAEEIAATRTATRQECDAMGAEHDAAAAAAEAAREASRAAERQLLDVRLTAQRLHLQAAQRADEERRVGEDLTAAQRETERLAERQAELRRSACDDLGLADLTPKRLDEPLGRVERRAADLRRDLAELGPLNPLAPETYREQQARVDDARSQIADLEGAEANLRALTARLQRELHSQFVTTFDEINAHFSRLFRELFGGGSATMALTTPDDVETTGVEFHVKLPGRRKQELAALSGGERALVAAALIMALLHVRQSPFCVLDEVDAALDDANVARFCRQLHKLADRSQLLVITHNAITVESAAAIYGVTMHEDGVSDLLSLSLNGAVANGVNGHHAANGHQAANGRAATAKAPSLT from the coding sequence GTGCATCTGCGACGCATTGAGCTGCAAGGCTTCAAGACGTTTTCGCGGCGCACCGTCGTCGAGCTGCCGCAAGGCGTGACCGCGGTGGTCGGCCCGAATGGGTCGGGTAAGAGCAACCTCGCCGACGCCATTCGCTGGGCGCTCGGGGAACAGACGTTGCGAACTCTTCGCGTCCGCCGGTCCGAGGAAATGATCTTTGGCGGCACCGCGTCGCGTCCGCGCACCGGGATGGCCGAGGTCCTGCTGGTGTTCGACAACGCCGACGCCTGGCTACCCACGCCATACGCCGAAGTCGTCATTGGCCGCCGGCTGTTTCGGTCCGGGGACAGCGAATACACGCTCAACGGCGCACGAGTGCGTCTCCGCGACATTGTCGACCTGATGAGCGCGGGCGGCATCGGAGCCGGCGGCGCCTCGATCGTGAGCCAGGGACAGATCGACGCGACGCTCCGGCAGCGGCCGGAGGAGCGGCGCAGCTTCCTCGAAGAGGTGGCGGGCATTGGCCGGTTCCAGGCCCGCCGTGACCAGGCCGAGCGGCGTCTCGCGGGGACGCGCCGCAACCTGGAGCGCCTGCGCGATCTCGTGGCTGAAATCGAGCCGGGGCTTGAGACCCTCCGGCGCCAGGCCGAAATCGCGGAGCATGGTCGGGAGCTCGAATCCGAGCTGCGGGCCGCGCGCATTGCGCTGCTACGGCACCGGCTGGACGCCGTCGGTCGACAGATCGCCGAAGCCGAGGAGCGCGAGCAAACCGTGGCGCGGCGCATGGCGGCGCTCACGGCAACCCCCGCCGCCGAGTTGCGACGGCAAGCGTCGGCGGCCGAGTTGGACGCGCAGAGCCATGACGCCAAGCTGCGCCAGTGTCGTGAAGACGAAACCGCGGCCGCCGGCGCCTTGGGCGCCCTGGAGGCTCGACAGCACCAGTTGCGCGAACGCCTGGTGCATCTGGAGGCGCGCGCCGCCGACGTACCCGCGCGCGCCCAAGCCCTCGGCGCGCGGCAAGCGGCGCTCGAAGCTGAATCCACCCAGGAAGAACGCACATACCAGGAGCTTGTGCAGCGCGTCGAAGGTCGCGCCGGGCGACTGGAACGCCTCGACGAGTCATTGGCCGATGCGAGAGCCGCGGCCGCCGTCCGGCAGGCGCAGGCAAGCAAGCTGGCGGAACTCACGGCCCGCGACGCCATGGTGCGCGAGCGCGCCGAGCAGCTGACGAAAGATCAGTCTCGCCTTTTGGGCGAGCAGGCTAGCCTGGCGCAGGCGCATCAGACGGCCGAGCAGGAATCCGCGGCAAGCGCCCGGCACGTAGCGGACGCGCGGAGTCGCGTCGAGCAGGCGGCTGACGACGACCGGGCGGCCGAAGCCGAGGCTGGCGTCGCGCACGCGGCCCAGCAAGCGCGGGCCGACGACCTTGCGGCCGCCGAGCGCCTGCTGGCCGACCGCGCCAGCCGGCTGGATACTCTCCAGGCCGAGCGGCGCGCCCTGCAGACTGCCCGGGCGTCTCAGCGGGAACCCGGGCCGACCGACGCGGCGCTGCGCGAGCGAGTGCCCGGCGTCCTGGGCCGGCTGCGCGAGTTGCTGCCGGACGCGCTCACGCGCAACGAGCCGCTGATCGACGCGGCGCTGTCCGATGCGCTCAACGACTGGATGATCCGCGATCGCGCCGACCTATCGGCCGCCGTCGCGGCCATTCGCGCCCTGGACCTTGCCCCGGCGCGACTGCGTCTCCTCGAATCCTCCGCAGCGCCGGAAGTCTCGGACGACATGCGGGCGGACCCCAACGTGCTCGGCAGCCTCGACGCCTACGTGAACGTTGGCGACGACAGGCTCCGCCGTCTCCTGCGGCGGATCGTCGTCGTGGCCGATCTTGACGCGGCGCTGCGTCTGCGTGCGGACCACGTCGCCAACGGTCCCGTGCCCATGATCGTGGCGCTCGCGGGCGCCGCCATTGACGCCGACGGGTCAATTCGCATCGGCGCAACGGAATCCACAGCCGATCCCATCGCCGAACGGCTGGAGAGCCTTGGCGACGCCATCGCGCAAGCGGGCTGGGATCGCGACCAGTCGGCGCGGGCGCTGGAGTCGACAGCGGAAGCGGCGCGCGCAGCCACGGCGCGAGCCGATGCCGCGCGCAAAGCCCGCGCCGAATGCACCGCCGCGCACGCCGCCGCGCGCGAGGCGCTCACCGTGGCCGCGGTGGCGACGGAACGCCTCTCGGCCCGGGCAACCACGCTGGCGGAGCGGCATGCGGACGCCGCGGCGCGTCTAACCGCGCTGGACGCCGAGCTCAAACGCCTGGCGGATGAGCGCGCCGATGTCGAACGTGCGCTCAACGCGCTGCCGGCGGAGGCAGGCTCGGCTGCACGAGGCCCGGCCGACCTCGCGGCATTGGAGCGCGAGCACGCGGCGGCGACCGCGGAGCATCGGGCCGACACGGCGCGCGTGGCCGAGCTTCGTGCCCGCCGCGTCACGCGCGCGGCATTACTGCAAGAAGTAACGGCCGAGCGTGAGCAGGTGACCGCGCTCGCCGAGGAGATCGCCGCCACCCGCACCGCGACGCGCCAAGAGTGCGACGCCATGGGCGCCGAGCACGACGCAGCCGCCGCGGCGGCCGAGGCCGCGCGCGAGGCCTCGCGGGCCGCGGAGCGTCAGCTGCTCGACGTCCGGCTGACCGCGCAGCGTCTCCACTTGCAGGCCGCGCAGCGGGCGGACGAAGAGCGACGCGTCGGTGAGGACCTCACCGCGGCCCAGCGTGAGACGGAGCGGCTGGCTGAGCGGCAGGCCGAGTTGCGGCGCTCAGCTTGCGACGATCTGGGTCTCGCGGACCTGACGCCGAAGCGTCTCGACGAGCCGCTCGGGCGCGTCGAGCGGCGGGCCGCTGACTTGAGGCGGGATCTCGCCGAGCTGGGTCCGCTGAACCCGCTGGCGCCCGAGACATATCGTGAGCAGCAGGCGCGTGTCGACGATGCGCGGTCGCAGATCGCCGATCTCGAGGGCGCGGAGGCGAACCTGCGGGCCCTCACGGCGCGCCTGCAGCGGGAGCTGCACAGCCAATTCGTCACAACCTTCGACGAAATCAACGCCCACTTCAGCCGCCTCTTCCGCGAGCTCTTCGGCGGCGGCTCGGCCACGATGGCGCTCACGACCCCCGATGACGTCGAGACCACCGGCGTCGAATTCCACGTCAAGCTCCCCGGACGCCGGAAGCAGGAGCTGGCCGCCCTCTCCGGCGGCGAGCGCGCCCTCGTGGCGGCGGCGCTGATCATGGCCCTGCTGCATGTGCGGCAAAGCCCGTTCTGCGTGCTCGACGAGGTCGACGCCGCCCTCGACGATGCCAACGTCGCGCGTTTCTGCCGGCAGCTCCACAAGCTCGCCGACCGCAGCCAGCTCCTCGTCATCACGCACAATGCCATCACGGTCGAGTCGGCGGCTGCGATCTACGGGGTGACCATGCACGAGGACGGCGTTTCGGACCTGCTCTCGCTGTCGCTGAACGGCGCCGTGGCCAACGGCGTGAACGGTCACCATGCGGCGAACGGTCACCAAGCCGCGAACGGCCGGGCAGCCACCGCGAAGGCGCCGTCCCTCACCTAG
- the rnc gene encoding ribonuclease III: MAAPAADAAPHEAPIALQAQMGVRFANPALLRQALVHRSLINEADLAPTDSNERLEFLGDAVLGLVTTELLFQRHPDYDEGELTRARASLVNLNAAAGFAKTLGLGAHLMLGRGAEMTGARKRSSVLGRAFEALVGAVYLDAGLEAARDFLTPFVSDALGARGRAGPQKDYKTQLQERLHVERAATPVYELVDASGPDHDRRFRMAVTVDDEQLAQGEGSSKQRAEQDAARAALRLLNGSG; the protein is encoded by the coding sequence ATGGCTGCACCCGCGGCTGACGCAGCGCCCCACGAGGCGCCGATAGCGCTCCAGGCGCAGATGGGCGTTCGGTTCGCCAACCCCGCCCTTTTGCGGCAGGCGCTCGTGCATCGCTCGCTCATCAACGAAGCCGACCTGGCGCCAACCGACTCCAATGAGCGGCTGGAATTCCTCGGCGACGCCGTCCTCGGCCTCGTGACGACCGAGCTGCTGTTCCAGCGTCATCCCGACTATGACGAAGGTGAGCTCACCCGGGCTCGTGCCTCGCTCGTCAATCTGAACGCCGCGGCCGGCTTTGCCAAGACGCTTGGCCTGGGGGCGCATCTGATGCTCGGGCGCGGCGCCGAAATGACCGGCGCCCGCAAGCGCTCCTCGGTGCTCGGCCGCGCCTTCGAGGCCCTGGTCGGCGCCGTATATCTCGACGCCGGTCTCGAAGCGGCAAGGGACTTCCTTACGCCATTCGTCAGCGACGCGCTGGGCGCCCGCGGCCGCGCCGGCCCGCAGAAGGACTACAAGACCCAGTTGCAAGAGCGACTGCACGTCGAGCGCGCCGCGACTCCGGTCTACGAACTCGTCGACGCGAGCGGGCCGGACCACGACCGCCGCTTCCGCATGGCCGTCACGGTCGACGACGAGCAGCTGGCGCAGGGCGAAGGTTCGAGCAAGCAGCGGGCCGAGCAGGACGCGGCGCGCGCGGCGCTTCGTCTGTTGAACGGGAGCGGCTGA
- a CDS encoding PASTA domain-containing protein, translating into MGRRRVPVARRPAPESRTASPRAWLLLGVTAAGAVAFSLILAVIGNPVEGVDEILGEAQLLLAPAPEAANPEALLVPRADEGRATQASVPELLGLTRSAAESAAAAIEFRIVFDEDFSETVAEGLVSRQTPDAGSLRSTGEPLRATLSLGLPQAAIPSVVGLAAAEARARLAAGGFQVLEVAAFSRDVPADHVLRQDPIAGSVINRRSAVVLHLSRGVETVTVPPLAGRSEDDARRAVELAGLALAEVVYKDSGSVPNGVVESQHPPSGASLARGGEVELTVVRVGEIEVPELRGMSAAAAERELLDRGLFIGALTRLPTAGVSDEQVMEQEPGAGARVPRGFSVRLMVAIPVDPQAVPPSG; encoded by the coding sequence ATGGGCCGCCGACGCGTCCCGGTCGCCCGCCGGCCGGCGCCCGAAAGCCGCACCGCCTCGCCGCGCGCCTGGCTGTTGCTCGGAGTCACGGCGGCCGGAGCTGTGGCGTTCTCCCTCATCTTGGCGGTCATCGGGAACCCGGTGGAAGGCGTCGACGAGATCCTGGGCGAGGCCCAGCTTCTTCTCGCCCCGGCGCCGGAGGCGGCGAACCCCGAGGCATTGCTGGTTCCGCGAGCCGACGAGGGCCGCGCCACGCAAGCGAGCGTGCCGGAATTGCTCGGGCTCACCCGGTCGGCCGCTGAGTCCGCCGCAGCCGCCATCGAGTTCCGCATCGTGTTCGACGAAGACTTCAGCGAAACCGTCGCAGAGGGTTTGGTCAGCCGCCAAACGCCGGACGCGGGCAGCCTTCGAAGCACCGGGGAGCCGCTGCGGGCCACGCTGAGCCTGGGACTGCCGCAGGCGGCCATTCCCAGCGTCGTGGGTCTCGCCGCGGCGGAGGCGCGCGCCCGGCTCGCCGCCGGCGGATTTCAGGTGCTGGAGGTCGCGGCGTTCAGCCGCGACGTGCCGGCCGACCACGTGCTGCGACAGGATCCCATCGCCGGCAGCGTGATCAATCGGCGCTCGGCCGTGGTGCTGCACCTCAGCCGGGGCGTCGAAACCGTCACCGTGCCGCCGCTCGCCGGCCGCTCCGAAGACGACGCGCGCCGTGCGGTCGAGCTTGCGGGTCTCGCGCTGGCCGAGGTGGTCTACAAGGACTCCGGCAGCGTGCCCAACGGGGTGGTGGAGTCCCAGCATCCCCCGTCCGGCGCGTCACTCGCCCGAGGCGGCGAAGTCGAGTTGACCGTAGTTCGCGTGGGTGAGATCGAGGTGCCCGAGCTGCGCGGCATGTCGGCCGCGGCGGCTGAGCGCGAGCTGCTCGACCGTGGCCTGTTCATCGGCGCGCTCACCCGGCTGCCCACGGCGGGCGTGTCCGACGAGCAGGTCATGGAGCAGGAGCCCGGCGCCGGCGCGCGTGTCCCGCGCGGGTTCAGCGTGCGGCTCATGGTGGCAATTCCCGTGGACCCGCAGGCGGTTCCGCCAAGCGGATAA
- a CDS encoding peptidase MA family metallohydrolase produces MRRRVVRGPLIALLVALALVGTLATPAAAELDSAVLTTEVTFGSGITFHMEMPHAAAEPAGVEVRYGLPDSIVVRRSAAEFAVADGLLRATYAWEPRDPLVVGTEVEYRFVIRSADGSESRTAPAAVTYVDATLPWTTASEGLVEIWYYAGGEAVEADARAGIRAALEILRDSFGAELERPTRLFLYADIATMRRDLGGGASPWVGGAAIADLNVTVLHAPVVNRDSLDLQATVAHEITHIVLEHRTHNSFGGLPAWLHEGLATTVEAEITERFSYGDIMTRLVAEGNFVSLRGITGSFPADSQAAVNAYAQSNSLVTYIIETWGREGVAALLEAYAGGVSDDEAVQAALGVSLQELDRAWLGTHGVVSPTFESLAQPEVAVAMASPDGEGSSPAGPAPEPVAAAAVAFALVAAAATVLLVRRGRVARGYARH; encoded by the coding sequence ATGAGACGGCGCGTCGTCCGAGGCCCGCTCATCGCGCTGCTGGTAGCCCTGGCGCTCGTGGGGACATTGGCCACGCCGGCGGCCGCGGAACTCGATTCGGCGGTGCTCACCACGGAAGTGACGTTTGGCTCCGGCATCACATTTCACATGGAAATGCCCCATGCGGCCGCGGAGCCTGCCGGCGTCGAGGTGCGCTATGGGCTCCCGGACAGCATCGTGGTCCGCCGGTCGGCGGCGGAATTTGCGGTGGCCGACGGGCTCTTGCGCGCCACGTACGCCTGGGAGCCCCGCGACCCGCTGGTCGTCGGCACCGAGGTCGAGTACCGGTTCGTGATTCGTTCGGCCGATGGGTCGGAGTCTCGAACCGCCCCGGCGGCTGTGACCTACGTCGATGCGACGCTGCCCTGGACGACCGCCAGCGAAGGCCTGGTCGAGATTTGGTACTACGCCGGAGGCGAGGCGGTCGAGGCGGACGCGCGGGCCGGCATTCGCGCGGCCCTGGAGATCTTGCGCGACAGTTTCGGCGCCGAGCTGGAGCGACCGACACGGCTGTTCCTGTACGCCGACATCGCGACGATGCGGCGGGACCTGGGCGGTGGGGCGAGTCCGTGGGTCGGCGGCGCCGCGATTGCCGATTTGAATGTCACCGTGCTGCATGCCCCGGTGGTGAACCGCGATTCGCTCGACCTCCAGGCCACGGTTGCGCACGAGATCACGCATATCGTCCTGGAACACCGCACGCACAACTCGTTTGGCGGTCTGCCGGCCTGGCTCCACGAAGGCCTGGCCACAACCGTCGAGGCGGAGATCACGGAGCGATTCTCTTACGGCGACATCATGACGAGGCTCGTTGCCGAGGGCAATTTCGTTTCCCTACGCGGCATCACCGGCAGCTTTCCGGCGGACAGCCAGGCGGCCGTGAACGCGTATGCCCAGAGCAACTCGCTGGTGACGTACATCATCGAGACCTGGGGTAGAGAAGGCGTGGCCGCGCTGCTCGAGGCGTATGCGGGCGGCGTGTCCGACGACGAGGCGGTGCAGGCGGCGCTGGGCGTCTCGCTCCAGGAGCTTGATCGTGCGTGGCTGGGAACGCATGGGGTGGTGAGTCCGACATTTGAGTCCCTGGCGCAGCCCGAGGTCGCTGTGGCGATGGCGTCGCCGGACGGCGAGGGATCGTCGCCCGCCGGGCCGGCGCCCGAGCCCGTCGCTGCCGCGGCGGTCGCGTTTGCCTTGGTCGCGGCTGCGGCAACCGTGCTGCTTGTCCGGCGCGGACGCGTCGCGCGCGGATATGCTCGGCACTAA